From a single Adhaeribacter swui genomic region:
- a CDS encoding SusC/RagA family TonB-linked outer membrane protein, translating to MLYPALANANHNASPGGMAAFTALKPVLFDWQITGKVTTPNGEALPGVTVLVKGTTIGATTAPDGTYTLNIPEKATTLVFSFIGYTTQERAITGPGTINITLSDDTKALQEVVVVGYGTQKKSQVTGAISSVSAKEISELPITNPQQALQGRAAGVEVLSQGNSPGGGVNVRIRGRRSFNAGNDPLFVVDGIPLSGDINDINPQDIESMEVLKDASSTAIYGSRGANGVVIVTTKRGAPGKISISYDGYFGVNSIINQYDVMNGAEFAEYKRESRRTTGKYNDADPVGSDKAIFDAVELEGIAQGRSTNYQDYITRTGTQQSHQLGISGGSDKTRYSVSFNHFFEKGVTIGQDFTRDNIRISLDQQIGEKLKFGVTMMGSLGKLNFGPNPYGVSLRENPLGTPYDANGNLLFRNTSDGAQTNPLLEVVPNAIVNENRRGRIFTSLFGEYQIAKGLSYRLNFGPDYSTRRSGQFQASLTNARSGGTPYAQNDNNYLFSYTLENILNYTRKFNEAHDLNITGLFSIQKERREFYQIRASGLTSARQLFYKLSHAPNIEGIDSDLNESGLLSYMGRVNYGFRDKYLLTLTTRIDGSSKFAGETGLFGDTKKYGFFPSAAIGWRISEESFIKSIPFIDNLKLRASYGLTGNQGIGAYATQGALNRTTYAFGTTGAFGYSPRALVNPDLRWETTATTNVGLDFGFINNRISGSVEVYQQNTFDLLMPRNLPFTSGYGSVLQNVGKSKNSGLEVAVSTVNVDRGGDGFKWTTDINFNSNKEQIVEIYNGKKDDVGSLYFIGQPLTVYYDYEKLGIWQTSEKDQAALYKQAPGEIKVKDQNNDGAINALDRKILGSDIPDWSGGITNRFSYKGIDFSFFIFTRQGSMIQSDLYNNLNFLAGRYNNMDVDYWTPTNPTNAYPRPNQNQERPLYNTTMSYFDGSFTKIRNISLGYNIPTAISNKLKLSSLRVYASAQNPFIFSNYGNNLDPEQARGRSNDREQVNLITISTPSARLIMFGINAKF from the coding sequence ATGCTATATCCGGCCCTGGCCAATGCCAACCATAATGCATCTCCCGGGGGCATGGCTGCTTTTACCGCTTTAAAACCGGTGCTGTTCGATTGGCAGATAACCGGTAAAGTTACTACCCCAAACGGGGAAGCTTTGCCCGGGGTAACGGTGTTGGTTAAAGGAACTACAATTGGAGCTACAACTGCCCCGGATGGTACCTATACTTTAAACATACCCGAAAAAGCAACCACGCTGGTATTCTCATTTATTGGCTATACCACCCAGGAAAGGGCAATAACCGGTCCCGGAACAATAAACATTACACTTTCTGATGATACCAAAGCTTTACAGGAAGTGGTGGTAGTGGGGTACGGTACGCAAAAGAAAAGCCAGGTTACCGGCGCTATTTCTTCGGTTTCGGCGAAAGAAATTTCAGAATTGCCCATTACTAACCCGCAGCAAGCTTTGCAAGGTCGGGCCGCTGGGGTAGAGGTATTAAGCCAGGGTAACAGCCCGGGAGGCGGTGTAAACGTGCGGATCCGCGGGCGGCGGTCTTTTAACGCCGGCAACGACCCACTTTTCGTAGTCGATGGCATTCCGCTTTCTGGCGATATTAATGATATTAACCCGCAGGACATTGAGTCCATGGAAGTGTTAAAAGATGCTTCTTCTACGGCTATTTACGGGTCCAGAGGGGCTAACGGGGTAGTAATTGTAACTACCAAACGCGGCGCACCCGGCAAAATAAGTATATCCTACGACGGGTATTTTGGCGTGAACAGTATCATCAACCAGTACGACGTAATGAACGGGGCTGAGTTTGCCGAATACAAACGCGAATCACGCCGCACTACCGGTAAATACAACGACGCCGATCCGGTTGGTTCCGATAAAGCCATTTTTGATGCGGTGGAGTTAGAAGGAATTGCGCAAGGCCGGTCCACGAATTACCAGGATTATATTACCCGCACTGGTACCCAGCAAAGCCATCAGTTAGGCATTTCGGGTGGTTCCGACAAAACGCGTTATTCCGTTTCGTTTAACCACTTTTTTGAAAAAGGAGTAACCATCGGTCAGGATTTTACCCGCGACAATATCCGGATTTCCCTAGATCAGCAAATCGGCGAAAAATTAAAATTTGGGGTTACCATGATGGGGAGCTTAGGTAAATTAAACTTTGGTCCGAACCCTTACGGCGTTTCTTTACGCGAAAACCCTTTGGGTACGCCCTACGATGCCAACGGTAACTTGCTTTTCCGGAATACCTCTGATGGCGCGCAAACCAACCCTTTATTAGAAGTTGTACCCAATGCCATTGTTAATGAAAACCGGCGCGGCCGGATATTTACCAGCTTATTCGGCGAGTACCAGATTGCCAAAGGATTATCTTACCGCTTAAATTTTGGACCGGATTACTCTACCCGCAGAAGTGGTCAGTTCCAGGCTAGTCTTACCAATGCCCGTTCCGGCGGTACCCCGTATGCCCAAAACGATAATAATTACTTGTTCTCCTACACCCTGGAAAACATCCTGAACTATACCCGCAAGTTTAACGAAGCGCACGATTTAAATATCACCGGCTTATTCTCCATCCAAAAAGAGCGGCGGGAGTTTTACCAAATCCGGGCGAGCGGTTTAACTTCAGCCCGGCAGTTATTCTATAAACTATCGCATGCGCCTAACATCGAAGGCATTGACAGCGACCTGAACGAAAGCGGTTTACTATCTTACATGGGCCGGGTAAACTATGGCTTCCGCGATAAATACCTCTTGACCTTAACTACCCGGATTGATGGTTCTTCTAAATTTGCCGGCGAAACTGGTTTGTTTGGCGATACAAAAAAATATGGTTTCTTCCCGTCAGCGGCTATTGGCTGGCGCATCAGTGAAGAAAGTTTTATAAAAAGCATTCCGTTTATCGATAATTTAAAATTACGGGCCAGCTACGGCCTTACCGGTAACCAAGGCATTGGCGCTTACGCTACACAAGGTGCTCTAAACCGCACTACTTACGCTTTTGGTACCACCGGCGCCTTTGGTTATTCTCCTCGGGCTTTGGTAAATCCGGACTTACGCTGGGAAACTACCGCTACTACCAACGTGGGCTTAGACTTTGGCTTTATTAATAACCGCATCTCTGGTTCGGTGGAAGTGTACCAACAGAACACTTTTGATTTGTTGATGCCTCGGAACCTGCCCTTTACCAGTGGCTACGGTAGCGTGCTTCAGAACGTAGGTAAAAGCAAAAACTCCGGTTTAGAAGTAGCGGTTTCTACGGTAAACGTAGATAGGGGCGGCGACGGCTTTAAATGGACCACCGATATTAACTTTAACTCCAACAAAGAGCAAATTGTAGAAATTTATAATGGTAAAAAAGACGATGTAGGTAGCTTGTACTTTATTGGTCAGCCTTTAACCGTTTACTACGATTACGAAAAACTGGGAATATGGCAAACCAGCGAAAAAGACCAGGCAGCCTTGTATAAGCAAGCTCCCGGCGAAATAAAAGTAAAAGACCAGAATAACGATGGCGCCATTAACGCTTTAGACCGGAAAATTCTAGGTTCTGATATTCCGGATTGGTCTGGCGGTATTACTAACCGGTTTAGCTACAAAGGCATCGATTTCTCGTTCTTTATTTTTACCCGACAGGGCAGTATGATTCAAAGCGATTTATACAACAACCTGAACTTCCTGGCAGGCCGGTATAACAACATGGACGTAGATTACTGGACGCCTACCAACCCGACCAATGCCTATCCGCGGCCTAACCAGAACCAGGAGCGTCCTTTGTATAACACTACCATGTCGTATTTCGATGGCTCATTTACCAAAATCAGAAACATCAGCTTAGGGTATAATATTCCTACGGCCATCAGCAACAAATTAAAACTATCCTCTTTGCGGGTGTACGCCAGTGCCCAGAATCCATTTATTTTCTCGAACTACGGCAACAACCTGGATCCGGAGCAAGCCAGAGGCCGCAGCAACGATCGGGAGCAGGTTAATTTAATTACCATCAGTACGCCATCTGCCCGGCTGATTATGTTTGGGATAAACGCTAAATTTTAA
- a CDS encoding ABC transporter permease, which produces MNVIADNSRRKKAGKWRWTERLAGGYLLLFLIVAFMLPFTGMVQHPYENLNPGPISQPPFIFSSGLGSNNSSIYWLGTDGTGQDVLANLIYGARTALIVSVPAMVLATIIGVGLGCLAGFWGNSGLRVLVVNLVINVILLLVGLYYIIYIRQVHWLNAFKVGSSKVLLESGIALLTLFSLGVLGWLLAKFFKNFGFKKQITLPIDHVVLRLIEVVGAIPRLLLVMCLVAFVQPSLINVIFLAAFTYWTGIARLVRAELLQIKELPYIEAARVAGMSDVRILLKQALPNALPPVIVAVAFGLGSLISLEATLSYLGIGIPLEEASWGKIIKGILQNSDAWWLVVFPTLTLCFTVLSLQIVAERILKEITPTRQDF; this is translated from the coding sequence ATGAATGTAATAGCAGATAACTCCAGACGAAAAAAAGCAGGCAAGTGGCGGTGGACTGAGCGGCTGGCGGGCGGTTATTTGCTGTTATTTTTAATAGTTGCTTTTATGTTGCCATTTACCGGTATGGTGCAGCACCCTTACGAAAACTTAAACCCGGGCCCGATTAGTCAACCGCCATTTATTTTTTCGTCTGGTTTGGGTAGTAATAACTCCAGTATTTATTGGCTGGGCACCGATGGAACAGGGCAAGATGTGTTGGCTAATTTAATTTACGGCGCCCGTACAGCCTTAATCGTGAGTGTGCCGGCAATGGTATTGGCTACTATTATTGGGGTAGGGCTGGGGTGCTTAGCAGGTTTTTGGGGCAATTCGGGTTTGCGGGTGCTGGTAGTTAATTTGGTGATAAACGTAATTCTGTTGCTTGTTGGGCTTTATTATATTATCTATATCCGGCAGGTACATTGGTTAAATGCTTTTAAGGTTGGTTCTTCTAAAGTATTACTTGAATCAGGCATCGCTTTACTTACACTGTTTAGTTTAGGTGTTTTGGGCTGGCTATTAGCTAAATTTTTTAAAAATTTCGGTTTTAAGAAACAAATAACGTTGCCCATAGATCATGTTGTGCTCCGGCTAATTGAGGTAGTGGGGGCTATTCCTCGTTTATTATTAGTGATGTGCCTGGTAGCTTTTGTGCAGCCTTCCTTAATTAACGTTATATTTTTAGCAGCCTTTACTTACTGGACCGGTATTGCCCGTTTAGTGCGCGCAGAATTGTTGCAAATAAAAGAGTTGCCTTACATCGAGGCGGCCCGGGTAGCGGGTATGTCTGATGTACGTATACTTTTAAAGCAGGCTTTGCCCAATGCCTTGCCGCCGGTAATTGTGGCAGTGGCATTTGGGCTCGGCAGTTTAATTAGCCTGGAAGCCACTTTATCTTATTTAGGAATTGGGATACCCCTTGAGGAAGCAAGTTGGGGCAAAATAATTAAAGGCATACTGCAGAATTCGGATGCCTGGTGGTTGGTTGTTTTTCCTACGTTAACTTTATGCTTTACCGTGTTGTCGTTGCAAATAGTAGCAGAACGTATTTTAAAAGAAATTACCCCCACCCGCCAGGATTTTTAA
- a CDS encoding ABC transporter permease — protein sequence MVRYVLKRLVWLIFTLWLICSLVFFLSKAVPGTCLDWQLGEFGQTINSTKITTGQSGNKPVIPLFYFSVHSRAVPDTLYRMQPEQHQQFFKNLILLSGNRAAVQAFYQTIINLQKSAAQLPNLTLSEKQQLRYQLELIFALADKTQLEQALLRIKNQVSTRSYPVSYREKVTLAQQQCQAIFKKKQILNVLMPAVTWYGFTNEYHIWFTNFIQGNLGTSCLNQDPVNEVIAEAFANTFVITVLSLGLIFILASELSIWLSNARRAKWKQTILSLLYALDSVPLFIVALILITLFASNSYFNIFPAFGSAPDSVPGVPAYLTWVYQLPYLALPVISLTLSGLPYVTGQTYQAIQQLLSREFVLVAKAKGLPEQLVLRRHVWRNALLTLITLFTGFLPVIITGAVIIENIFAIPGMGRLLYHTILARDFPVLIGIVLYLGLIKILAHVLADILYYLADPRIKVPA from the coding sequence ATGGTACGGTACGTACTAAAACGTTTGGTATGGCTAATTTTTACCCTTTGGCTAATTTGCTCACTTGTTTTTTTCTTAAGTAAAGCCGTACCGGGTACCTGCCTCGATTGGCAACTCGGCGAATTTGGCCAGACTATTAACAGCACTAAAATAACCACCGGCCAATCCGGCAACAAACCCGTAATCCCCCTTTTTTACTTTTCGGTGCATTCCAGGGCCGTGCCCGATACGTTGTACCGGATGCAACCCGAACAGCATCAGCAATTTTTTAAAAATTTAATATTGCTCTCGGGCAATAGAGCGGCAGTGCAGGCTTTTTATCAAACAATAATAAACTTACAGAAAAGTGCAGCGCAGCTACCCAATCTTACTCTCAGTGAAAAGCAACAGTTACGTTATCAATTAGAATTAATTTTTGCGTTAGCCGATAAAACCCAGTTGGAACAAGCTCTGCTCCGGATTAAAAATCAGGTAAGCACGCGGTCGTACCCAGTAAGTTACCGTGAAAAAGTAACGTTGGCACAGCAGCAATGCCAGGCAATTTTTAAAAAAAAGCAAATTTTAAATGTATTAATGCCGGCGGTTACCTGGTATGGTTTTACAAATGAATACCATATTTGGTTTACCAACTTTATTCAGGGTAATTTAGGAACTTCCTGCCTTAACCAAGATCCTGTGAATGAGGTAATTGCCGAGGCATTTGCGAATACATTTGTAATTACTGTTTTGAGTTTAGGGTTAATTTTTATTCTGGCTTCGGAGCTGAGTATTTGGTTAAGTAATGCCCGTCGCGCCAAATGGAAGCAAACAATACTTAGTCTGTTATATGCCCTCGATAGCGTGCCGTTGTTTATTGTGGCTTTAATCTTAATTACTTTGTTTGCCAGCAACAGCTATTTCAATATTTTCCCGGCTTTTGGTTCTGCTCCGGATTCTGTACCGGGCGTGCCGGCTTATTTAACCTGGGTGTACCAATTGCCTTATCTGGCTTTGCCGGTAATTAGTTTAACCTTGTCGGGTTTACCTTACGTTACGGGCCAAACTTACCAGGCTATTCAGCAATTATTGTCCCGTGAGTTTGTATTGGTGGCCAAAGCGAAAGGCCTACCGGAGCAACTGGTTTTACGACGCCACGTGTGGCGAAATGCCTTGCTAACCCTTATTACATTATTTACCGGATTTTTACCCGTAATTATAACCGGAGCGGTAATTATCGAGAATATTTTTGCTATTCCGGGTATGGGCAGGTTATTGTACCACACCATTCTGGCGCGCGATTTTCCGGTATTAATTGGTATTGTACTTTATCTGGGCTTAATTAAAATTTTAGCGCATGTTTTAGCCGATATTTTGTATTACCTGGCCGATCCGCGCATTAAAGTACCAGCATGA
- a CDS encoding ABC transporter substrate-binding protein, with the protein MRVRLLFFFLLLHIFIQGCRPAGNKEEVVVRVAADPESLNPISFTTANTAQIVALLYQSLLTIDLQDQQLKPLLAEQLPTVVQAEDKSFITYRLREEAVWDDNQPITAQDVAFTLKVIKAPLVRNDNLRAVLEYVHDIRVDAADPKKFTIECRKYAPNMSWETGDFAILPAHIVDPQQLLTAFTIPELESQYDSLANHPQIKAFANWFNSARFTNNKTFLKGSGGYELSDWKTGQYVKVKKKQNWWAARLTPAISYITAEPTQINFQIIPENTTALLALNNEQLDVYAGIPANSFVQLQKNAGFQKNYALFTPNTYDFTYIGINGRNQKFADRRTRQAIGHLLDIPQMIRVALGSFAVPTVGIVNPADKIYYNDSISPYTLNLAEAKRLLKAAGWLETATGWQKQINGQVVPLTINFDYRAGNTEFENVSFIFRQAAAKLKIPVNVHPVEANVLNKRLKAHDFEVTVRYLSGNPGIFNFRPILHTENADPDEGNFTGFGTAQSDRLIEEISETTNQQHRIALLRKFQKVMYDESNMLFLYFNTERIAIHKRFTNLKISAAKPGYDISSFKLKSN; encoded by the coding sequence ATGAGGGTAAGATTACTTTTCTTCTTTCTGCTGCTGCACATATTTATACAAGGTTGCCGGCCTGCAGGTAACAAAGAAGAGGTAGTGGTGCGGGTTGCCGCCGATCCGGAATCTTTAAATCCTATTTCTTTTACTACGGCTAACACGGCTCAAATAGTGGCTTTGTTGTATCAATCGTTGTTAACGATTGATTTGCAGGACCAGCAATTAAAACCATTGTTGGCCGAGCAACTGCCTACCGTAGTACAGGCCGAAGATAAATCGTTTATAACGTACCGCTTGCGGGAGGAAGCCGTTTGGGACGATAACCAGCCCATTACGGCCCAGGATGTAGCGTTTACGTTAAAAGTAATTAAAGCGCCACTGGTACGCAACGATAATTTGCGGGCGGTTTTAGAGTATGTGCACGATATTCGGGTAGATGCTGCCGATCCTAAAAAGTTTACCATTGAGTGCCGTAAGTATGCGCCTAACATGAGCTGGGAAACCGGCGATTTTGCCATTCTGCCGGCCCACATTGTTGACCCGCAGCAATTATTAACCGCGTTTACTATTCCGGAACTGGAAAGCCAGTACGATTCGCTGGCAAACCACCCCCAAATAAAAGCTTTTGCCAATTGGTTTAACAGTGCGCGGTTTACCAATAACAAAACTTTTTTAAAAGGGAGTGGCGGCTACGAGCTAAGCGACTGGAAAACTGGACAATACGTAAAAGTAAAGAAAAAGCAAAATTGGTGGGCTGCCCGGCTTACGCCCGCTATTTCTTACATTACCGCCGAACCCACTCAAATAAATTTCCAGATTATTCCCGAAAATACCACGGCGTTGCTGGCTTTAAATAACGAGCAGCTGGATGTGTATGCCGGCATCCCCGCCAATAGCTTTGTGCAATTGCAGAAAAATGCGGGTTTTCAGAAAAACTACGCGCTTTTTACCCCCAATACTTACGATTTTACTTACATCGGCATTAATGGCCGCAACCAGAAGTTTGCCGATAGAAGAACGCGTCAAGCCATCGGGCATTTGCTGGACATTCCGCAAATGATCCGGGTAGCGCTGGGAAGCTTTGCCGTGCCCACGGTTGGTATTGTAAACCCCGCCGATAAAATTTATTATAACGATAGCATTTCGCCGTATACGTTAAATTTAGCAGAGGCAAAACGGCTGCTGAAAGCCGCCGGCTGGCTGGAAACAGCGACCGGCTGGCAAAAGCAAATAAATGGCCAGGTAGTGCCCCTCACGATTAATTTTGATTATAGGGCCGGTAATACCGAGTTCGAAAATGTTTCTTTTATTTTCCGGCAGGCGGCAGCTAAATTAAAAATACCAGTAAATGTGCACCCCGTAGAGGCCAATGTGCTTAATAAACGGCTAAAAGCGCACGATTTTGAAGTTACTGTTCGATACTTATCCGGAAATCCGGGAATTTTTAATTTTCGGCCCATTCTGCACACCGAGAACGCTGACCCAGACGAAGGAAATTTTACCGGTTTTGGTACTGCCCAAAGCGATCGGTTAATCGAAGAAATTAGCGAAACAACCAATCAGCAGCACCGCATTGCTTTATTGCGTAAATTCCAAAAAGTAATGTACGACGAAAGCAATATGCTTTTTTTGTACTTCAACACCGAACGCATTGCTATTCATAAACGGTTTACCAATCTTAAAATTTCGGCGGCCAAGCCCGGCTACGATATAAGTTCTTTTAAGTTAAAAAGTAATTAG
- a CDS encoding S41 family peptidase, with protein MKKYASSLYQKAFYGCLLLLVVGASFGFTDRYFEIAKNLDTFATIYRQLNSNYVDEVNPASLVREGINAMLSSLDPYTEYIPESDMEDFKMNYVSKQYAGIGISLFTRKDKIIVSEPFDGFSAQRADIRAGDEIIAINNISVSGRNSSNVSDLLKGQKNTPVKLTIKRLGEKQVLEKTVLREIINFKNVSYAGILQDHIGYIKLDKFLENSAQEVKQSLLDLKQQHHINALVLDLRGNGGGIVQESVDIVNLFVEKGKKIVTQKAKIKDKDVVYKATQPAVDPLIPLVVLVDRGSASASEIVAGAIQDLDRGTIIGNRTFGKGLVQQTINLPYNSLLKVTVAKYYTPSGRCIQALDYTHRNLDGSVRRISDSLMAEYKTANGRSVYDGSGIYPDLITKEKNYHNIAYSIISKSLHFDYATRYRATHATIPDARNFNLSNADYQDFIKYLADKKYDYTTKSEKNLEELKAIAEKEKYFDDIKEEYSALKSKLAQNKKDDLSRCQNEIKEVLESEIVSRYYFQKGRLEASFRTDPDVKEAIKVLTDKNLYVAILKGHGPYKVIGKPKMDALVNAGNRVVNNN; from the coding sequence ATGAAAAAATATGCATCGTCTTTGTACCAAAAGGCTTTTTATGGTTGTTTGTTGCTGTTGGTTGTAGGGGCATCTTTTGGTTTTACCGATCGCTACTTCGAAATCGCTAAAAACCTCGATACTTTCGCGACCATTTACCGGCAGCTAAACAGCAATTACGTAGACGAGGTAAACCCCGCTAGCCTGGTTCGCGAAGGCATCAACGCCATGCTTTCTTCCCTGGATCCCTACACCGAATACATTCCGGAGTCGGACATGGAAGATTTTAAAATGAATTATGTAAGTAAGCAATACGCCGGCATTGGAATTTCTTTGTTCACCCGAAAAGATAAAATTATTGTTTCGGAGCCTTTCGATGGCTTTTCGGCACAACGGGCCGATATCCGGGCGGGGGATGAAATTATTGCCATTAACAACATCTCGGTGAGTGGGCGAAACAGCAGCAACGTAAGCGACTTACTAAAAGGTCAGAAAAACACCCCGGTTAAACTTACCATTAAACGGCTCGGCGAAAAGCAAGTGTTAGAGAAAACCGTACTCCGGGAAATCATAAATTTTAAAAATGTTTCCTACGCGGGTATTCTGCAGGACCACATCGGTTACATTAAACTCGATAAGTTTTTAGAAAATTCGGCCCAAGAGGTAAAACAATCATTGCTCGACTTAAAACAACAACACCATATAAATGCCCTGGTGTTGGATTTACGCGGTAACGGCGGCGGCATTGTGCAGGAATCCGTAGATATTGTAAACCTGTTCGTAGAAAAAGGAAAGAAGATTGTTACCCAAAAAGCCAAAATAAAAGATAAAGACGTGGTGTATAAAGCGACCCAGCCCGCAGTAGACCCGCTTATTCCGCTGGTTGTTCTGGTGGACCGGGGTTCGGCTTCGGCGTCGGAGATTGTGGCGGGCGCTATTCAGGATTTAGACCGGGGTACCATTATTGGTAACCGTACCTTTGGCAAAGGATTAGTGCAGCAAACCATTAACCTGCCTTATAATTCTTTATTAAAAGTTACCGTAGCCAAATATTATACACCCAGCGGACGCTGTATTCAAGCCCTCGATTACACGCATCGCAATCTGGATGGCAGTGTCCGGCGGATATCGGATTCACTGATGGCAGAGTACAAAACAGCTAACGGCCGCTCGGTTTACGATGGCAGCGGTATTTACCCCGACTTAATTACCAAAGAAAAAAATTACCATAATATTGCGTACAGTATTATTAGTAAATCATTGCATTTTGATTACGCTACGCGTTACCGGGCTACCCATGCCACTATTCCGGATGCCCGAAACTTTAATTTAAGTAATGCCGACTACCAGGATTTTATTAAATATTTAGCGGATAAAAAATACGATTATACCACGAAGAGCGAAAAGAACCTGGAAGAGCTAAAAGCCATTGCTGAAAAAGAAAAATACTTCGACGACATTAAAGAAGAATACAGTGCTTTAAAAAGCAAACTGGCCCAGAATAAAAAAGACGATTTAAGCCGCTGCCAGAACGAAATTAAAGAAGTGCTGGAAAGCGAAATTGTATCGCGGTATTATTTTCAAAAAGGCCGCCTCGAAGCTTCGTTCCGGACAGACCCAGATGTGAAAGAAGCCATTAAAGTGCTTACGGATAAAAACTTATATGTTGCCATTTTAAAAGGCCACGGACCCTATAAAGTAATTGGTAAACCCAAAATGGATGCCTTGGTAAATGCCGGCAACCGGGTGGTGAACAATAATTAA
- a CDS encoding response regulator transcription factor codes for MMRLLLVEDDENLSFLVQDNLEQQGYKVHLCRDGFSGLQAFQQQTFNLCILDVMLPLLDGFTLAQEIRKLNEHIPFLFLTAKAQPEDRIYGLQLGADDYLTKPFRLEELNLRLKAILKRTTGAAVSKPVNNALLYFGKSHLDYPNLLLWVQGQKLQLTQKEADVLRMLGQQLNTIVKREVILKAVWEDNGYFVARSMDVFISKLRKYLRPDSTLKIATIHGVGYKLEELAN; via the coding sequence ATGATGCGTTTACTACTCGTGGAGGACGACGAAAATCTAAGTTTTCTGGTGCAAGATAACCTGGAACAACAAGGGTACAAAGTGCACCTATGTCGCGATGGCTTTAGCGGGTTACAAGCTTTTCAGCAACAAACTTTTAATTTGTGTATTCTGGATGTCATGTTGCCGCTGTTAGACGGTTTTACGCTGGCGCAGGAAATCCGGAAATTAAACGAGCATATTCCCTTTCTTTTTTTAACGGCCAAAGCGCAGCCCGAAGACCGGATTTATGGTTTACAATTAGGCGCTGATGATTACCTGACAAAACCTTTCCGACTGGAAGAATTAAACCTACGCTTAAAAGCGATTCTTAAACGCACAACCGGAGCGGCAGTAAGTAAACCCGTAAACAACGCTTTATTGTATTTCGGCAAAAGCCATCTCGATTATCCTAATTTATTGTTGTGGGTGCAAGGACAAAAACTGCAACTTACCCAAAAAGAAGCCGATGTGCTCCGGATGTTGGGGCAACAATTAAATACCATTGTTAAACGGGAGGTTATTTTAAAAGCCGTATGGGAAGACAACGGTTATTTTGTAGCCCGGAGCATGGATGTGTTTATCTCGAAACTTCGAAAGTATTTGCGGCCAGATTCTACTTTAAAAATTGCTACTATTCACGGGGTGGGTTATAAGCTGGAAGAGTTAGCTAATTAG
- a CDS encoding sensor histidine kinase: MIIVLATFSLGGLVTVQLFWLNKAFKAEEKEFNFSVQVALSNTVQHLLEKADLTATPKPIKQLASSSFLAEVNAPVKAQELDTLLKYEFSRRHLTIPYEYGILNAEDDTLMFGNYVPATFKKQNLLENQADLTTTTPPGHYNFVVVFPDKNTHIFNEMQFWILSTIVLLVVIVFFGYTLYSILQEKRLSELKADFINNMTHELQTPITNIAIASEVLKNSGANLPSAKTQRYHEIIFQENERLKEQVERVLQMAELEKKEMALTKTQTNVHQLLQDSLQRLSLRLQKRAGKVSCHLQASQFTIQADSMHLTNALYNILDNAEKYSPQSPEIQISTRNYQKGILISIADKGLGIRKEVQSYIFDTFYRVSTGNVHNVRGFGLGLSYVKTIIHAHQGSIWVNSQENQGSCFELYLPFRA; the protein is encoded by the coding sequence ATGATAATTGTACTGGCTACCTTTTCGCTGGGCGGATTAGTAACGGTACAGCTTTTTTGGTTGAACAAAGCTTTTAAGGCTGAAGAAAAAGAATTCAACTTCTCGGTGCAGGTGGCTTTAAGCAATACGGTACAGCACTTACTGGAAAAAGCAGATTTAACAGCAACACCTAAACCCATCAAGCAGCTCGCTTCCAGCTCTTTTCTCGCGGAAGTAAACGCCCCGGTAAAAGCTCAGGAACTGGATACTTTGTTAAAATACGAATTTAGCCGCCGGCATCTTACTATCCCGTACGAATACGGCATTTTAAACGCCGAAGATGATACCCTGATGTTTGGGAATTACGTGCCTGCCACGTTTAAAAAACAAAATTTATTAGAAAATCAAGCTGATTTAACTACCACCACGCCGCCGGGGCATTACAACTTTGTGGTAGTTTTTCCTGATAAAAATACCCACATCTTTAACGAAATGCAGTTCTGGATTTTGTCCACCATCGTGTTATTAGTGGTAATCGTTTTTTTTGGATACACCTTGTATTCTATTCTGCAAGAAAAGCGCTTATCGGAGTTAAAAGCCGACTTTATTAATAACATGACGCACGAACTCCAAACCCCTATTACCAATATTGCCATTGCCAGCGAAGTACTTAAAAATTCGGGAGCTAATTTACCCTCCGCCAAAACCCAACGTTACCACGAAATTATTTTTCAGGAGAACGAGCGTTTGAAAGAACAGGTAGAACGCGTATTGCAAATGGCCGAACTGGAAAAAAAAGAAATGGCGCTTACCAAAACCCAAACCAATGTGCACCAATTGCTGCAGGATAGTTTACAACGGCTTAGCTTGCGGTTACAAAAACGCGCCGGTAAAGTTTCCTGCCACCTGCAAGCTTCCCAGTTCACCATCCAAGCCGATAGCATGCATTTAACTAATGCCTTGTACAACATCCTCGATAATGCCGAAAAGTATTCGCCCCAATCTCCGGAAATTCAAATTTCAACCCGGAATTACCAGAAAGGCATTTTAATTTCTATCGCCGATAAAGGTTTAGGTATCCGCAAAGAAGTACAATCTTATATTTTCGATACTTTTTACCGGGTGTCGACGGGTAATGTGCATAATGTGCGGGGTTTTGGCTTAGGGTTGAGTTACGTTAAAACCATTATTCATGCCCACCAAGGTTCTATTTGGGTAAACAGCCAGGAAAACCAGGGCAGTTGCTTTGAGTTGTATTTGCCGTTTCGGGCGTAG